The window CCGGTCACCGGCTTCGACGTCGACCCGAAGAAGGTCGAGTCGGTGAACGCGGGGCGGACCTACATCCACGACCTGACGGACGAGCAGGTGTCGGCTCTCGTCGGGGCGGGCCGCCTGCGGGCGACGTCGGAATTCGACGGGCTGGCGGAGATGGACGCGATCTTCATCTGCGTGCCCACGCCTCTCCGCAAGACGCTCGATCCCGACATCTCCTACGTCGTGTCGGCGGCCGAGGAGATCGGGGCGAGGCTGCGGCCGGGCCAGCTCGTCGTCCTCGAATCGACGACCTACCCCGGCACCACCGACGAGGTGATCCGCCCGGCGCTGGAGCGTCGCGGGCTGCGCTGTGGCGAGGAGTTCTTCCTCGCCTTCTCGCCCGAGCGCGTCGATCCCTCGAACCCGAAATACAAGACGGAGAACACGCCGAAAGTCGTGGGCGGGGTGACGCCGGAGTGCGGGGAGCTGGCGGCGAAGGTCTACCGGGCGGCGATCCCGGAGGTGCACGTCGTCTCCTCCGCGCGCGCGGCCGAGATGGTGAAGCTGCTCGAGAACACCTTCCGGCTGATCAACATCGGCCTCGTCAACGAGTTCGCGTTGATCTGCGAGCGCCTCGGGATCGACGTCTGGGAGGTGATCGACGCCGCGGCCACCAAGCCGTTCGGGTTCATGCCGTTCTATCCGGGGCCGGGTCTCGGCGGCCACTGCATCCCGATCGATCCCCACTACCTGAGCTGGAAGCTCCGCTCGCTGAACTTCTTCACCCGTTTCATCGACCTCGCCGCCGAGATCAACCGCGGCATGCCGGCGCACGTCGTCCGCCGGCTGGCGGGACTGCTCAACGAGAGGCGCAAGCCGGTGAACGGGTCCCGCATCCTCGCCCTCGGGGTCGCGTACAAGAAGAACACCGCCGACACCCGCGAGTCGCCGGCGATCGACGTCATGGAGCTGCTCCGCGCGCAGGGTGCCGAGCTGAGCTACCACGACCCGTTCGTGCCATCGCTCGAGCTGCCCTCGGGCCCGGTGCCGAGCGTCCCGCTCGAGCCGGAGACGCTCAGGAAGCAGGACGCCGTGATCATCCTCACCGACCACGACGGGGTCGACTACGCGACCGTCGTGCGGGAGGCGCCGCTCGTCTTCGACACCCGGAACGCGACCGCGGGACTCGGGGCGCTTCGCGACCGGGTCGTTCGCCTGTAGACTGGCGCGGACATGCCTCGGACCGTTCTCGTGACCGGCGCGGCCGGGTTCATCGGGTCGCACCTCGTCGATCGCCTGCTGGCCCGCGGCGACCGGGTGGTCGGGCTGGACAACTTCGACGACTTCTATCCCGCCGAGACGAAGCGGCGGAACGTGGCGGGGGCGCTGCGCTCCGCCCGGTTCCGGCTGGTGGAAGGGGACGTGCGCGACGCGAAGGCGCTCGACGCGCTGTTCGCCTCGGAGCGCTTCGACGCCGTCGTCCACCTCGCCGCGCGCGCGGGCGTCCGGCCGTCGCTGGCGCAGCCGGCGCTGTACGCGGACGTGAACGTCCGCGGGACGACGGTCCTGTTCGAGGCGGCGCGCCGGGCGAAGGTCCGCCGCATCGTGTTCGCCTCGTCCAGCAGCGTCTACGGGGGTAACGAGAAGGTTCCCTTCTCCGAGGAGGATCCGGTCGAGCGGCCGATCTCCCCCTACGCGGCGACGAAGCGGGCGACGGAGCTGATCGCGTGGACGTTCCACCATCTGTACGGGATGGATGCGATCGGGCTCCGGTTCTTCACCGTCTACGGCCCGCGGCAGCGGCCCGAGATGGCGATCCACAAGTTCACCCGCCTCATCGACGAGGGCCGGCCGGTGCCGATGTACGGCGACGGCTCCAGCCGGCGGGACTACACCTACATCGACGATTGCATCGACGGGGTCGTCGCCGCGCTCGACCGCGCCGCGGGCTTCCGGATGTACAACCTCGGCGAAGCGCGCACGGTCGCGCTGTCGGAGCTGGTCGGCCTCATCGGCCGGGCCCTGGGGCGCGAGCCGGAGATCGAGCCGCTGCCGCCCCAGCCGGGGGACGTCCCGGTGACCTTCGCCGACATCTCGCGGGCCCGGTCCGAGCTGGGCTACGATCCGCGGGTCCCGATCGAGGAGGGGATCGCCCGCTTCGTGCGCTGGTACCGCGACCGGCGCGGGGGTGACGGATCATGAACATCGCGGTGATCGGCACCGGCTACGTCGGCCTGGTGAGCGGCGCCTGTTTCGCCGAGTTCGGTACCCGGGTCACCTGCATCGACGTCGACGAGCCGAAGGTGGAGGCGCTGCAGCGGGGAGAGGTCCCGATCTACGAGCCGGGCCTCGATGCCCTCGTCGCCCGCAACCTGGCCGCCGGGCGCCTTCGCTTCTCGACCGACCTCGCGGGAGCGGTGCGCGACAACCTCGTGCTGTTCATCACCGTCGGAACGCCGCAGGACCCTCACGGGAGGGCCGACCTCGGTTCCGTGCTCGA of the Acidobacteriota bacterium genome contains:
- a CDS encoding nucleotide sugar dehydrogenase; its protein translation is MAEQRVAGRLQQRLTEAIDTRRARIGVIGLGYVGLPLAEVFGRAGFPVTGFDVDPKKVESVNAGRTYIHDLTDEQVSALVGAGRLRATSEFDGLAEMDAIFICVPTPLRKTLDPDISYVVSAAEEIGARLRPGQLVVLESTTYPGTTDEVIRPALERRGLRCGEEFFLAFSPERVDPSNPKYKTENTPKVVGGVTPECGELAAKVYRAAIPEVHVVSSARAAEMVKLLENTFRLINIGLVNEFALICERLGIDVWEVIDAAATKPFGFMPFYPGPGLGGHCIPIDPHYLSWKLRSLNFFTRFIDLAAEINRGMPAHVVRRLAGLLNERRKPVNGSRILALGVAYKKNTADTRESPAIDVMELLRAQGAELSYHDPFVPSLELPSGPVPSVPLEPETLRKQDAVIILTDHDGVDYATVVREAPLVFDTRNATAGLGALRDRVVRL
- a CDS encoding SDR family NAD(P)-dependent oxidoreductase, whose amino-acid sequence is MPRTVLVTGAAGFIGSHLVDRLLARGDRVVGLDNFDDFYPAETKRRNVAGALRSARFRLVEGDVRDAKALDALFASERFDAVVHLAARAGVRPSLAQPALYADVNVRGTTVLFEAARRAKVRRIVFASSSSVYGGNEKVPFSEEDPVERPISPYAATKRATELIAWTFHHLYGMDAIGLRFFTVYGPRQRPEMAIHKFTRLIDEGRPVPMYGDGSSRRDYTYIDDCIDGVVAALDRAAGFRMYNLGEARTVALSELVGLIGRALGREPEIEPLPPQPGDVPVTFADISRARSELGYDPRVPIEEGIARFVRWYRDRRGGDGS